In one window of Desulfonatronospira thiodismutans ASO3-1 DNA:
- a CDS encoding PD-(D/E)XK nuclease family protein — MPQTHYLSEKDVFQALEEGALLLTVNRRLSRSLLQRFTSHQASTGRTAWETPDILPLSSWIMRCMEEITYHHPDVSHPLPITRDQELSLWEDIIRQSPHSRGLLHLEETARQAARAWTLFEQWNLQDQQDPALWSSPDHRAFLEWSTAFRDYTQGRGWMEEARHTRHVARMFEKGCLPCPAHLVLAGLENLSPVQEHILDVLDGLGCKINHLEPARNDPAITLMPLADREQEMRTCALWVRTKLESDHEQRIGVVVPDLYSVRQEIIHTFDAVLHPDTAFEPLPPEKRAYDLSLGRPLSGYPLIRSALHLLDLRLDPLPLETVSAVLNSPFLKGAKSETPARSGLETLLRKTREPQISFSFLLDKAADSSKSWSCLVLARSLKAFQARIKELPSTQPPSAWAQDLDLLLQDLGWPGDITLSSHEYQTVQAFNACLKRLAGLDRVMPSTGMSQATQTLSRILNETIFQPEPPEVRVRIMGMLEAESESFDELWIMGLTDQAWPQSPEPSPFLPVSLQKHLDMPRSSPQHELDYARRIMHRLLQNTSRAILSYPCREEDLELLPSPLLREISGLEFNEPGLLPDPDPWAGLSPGEQLKYFQNEQAPPLSQASRAPGGTGVLRSQALCPFQAFARHRMHARSLEEPVVGLGPPERGIIMHAALEYFWQSCRDQAALLNLTGDRRLQMIDQAVDQAIREMHSQRPQTMTSRFQELERERLQDLLQEWLALEEQRQPFQVQELEKRSNISINGLELNVVADRMDRLEDGRLVVIDYKSGRHAMSEWFKKRPVEPQVPLYTLFCPEHVAGVYFGVVRKGECAFVGLGQEDGIVPGCKGFASHKLTSHYQHWDELLQDWKKSLEKLAQEFMQGQARVDPESPNACRQCDLESICRIFETGQPFTQEPPDVT; from the coding sequence TGCATGGAAGAGATCACCTACCACCACCCGGATGTTTCCCACCCCTTGCCCATCACCCGGGACCAGGAGCTTTCTCTGTGGGAGGATATCATCCGGCAGTCCCCGCACTCCCGGGGACTTCTGCACCTGGAGGAAACAGCCCGCCAGGCGGCCCGGGCATGGACCCTTTTTGAGCAATGGAACCTGCAGGACCAACAGGACCCGGCACTCTGGAGCTCTCCTGACCACAGGGCCTTTCTGGAATGGAGCACTGCTTTCAGGGATTATACCCAAGGCCGCGGCTGGATGGAGGAGGCAAGGCATACCCGGCATGTGGCCCGCATGTTTGAGAAGGGCTGCCTGCCTTGCCCCGCACACCTGGTTCTGGCCGGCCTGGAAAATCTAAGCCCGGTTCAGGAGCATATCCTGGATGTCCTGGATGGTCTTGGCTGTAAGATAAACCACCTGGAACCCGCCCGCAACGACCCCGCAATAACCCTGATGCCCCTGGCAGACCGGGAGCAGGAGATGCGCACCTGTGCCCTGTGGGTGCGCACTAAGCTTGAATCAGACCATGAACAGCGCATAGGGGTGGTGGTCCCGGATCTCTACTCTGTGCGCCAGGAAATCATACACACCTTTGATGCGGTTTTGCATCCGGATACTGCCTTTGAACCCCTGCCCCCGGAAAAGCGGGCCTATGACCTGTCCCTGGGAAGACCGCTGTCCGGCTATCCCTTGATACGCTCTGCCCTGCACCTTCTGGATCTGCGCCTGGACCCCCTGCCCCTGGAGACAGTCAGTGCCGTCTTGAACTCCCCTTTCCTGAAAGGGGCAAAAAGTGAAACACCAGCCCGCAGCGGCCTGGAAACACTGCTGCGCAAAACCCGCGAACCACAGATCTCTTTTTCCTTCCTTCTGGACAAGGCCGCAGACAGTTCAAAATCCTGGTCCTGCCTTGTTCTTGCCCGGAGCCTCAAGGCCTTTCAGGCCAGGATCAAGGAGCTGCCATCAACCCAGCCTCCCAGTGCCTGGGCCCAGGATCTTGATCTTTTGCTGCAGGATCTGGGCTGGCCGGGGGACATAACCCTCAGCAGTCATGAATACCAGACCGTGCAGGCCTTCAACGCCTGCCTCAAACGCCTGGCCGGCCTGGACCGGGTAATGCCCTCCACGGGCATGTCCCAGGCGACTCAGACACTCAGCCGGATACTTAATGAGACCATATTTCAGCCGGAACCGCCTGAAGTCCGGGTACGCATAATGGGCATGCTGGAAGCGGAAAGCGAATCCTTTGACGAGTTGTGGATCATGGGGCTTACCGACCAGGCCTGGCCCCAGTCTCCCGAGCCCAGCCCCTTTCTGCCCGTATCTCTGCAGAAACACCTGGATATGCCCCGTTCAAGCCCGCAGCATGAACTGGATTACGCCCGCAGGATCATGCACAGGCTTTTGCAGAACACCTCCCGGGCCATACTCAGCTACCCCTGCCGGGAAGAGGATCTGGAACTTTTGCCCAGCCCCCTGTTAAGGGAGATATCAGGCCTGGAATTCAATGAGCCCGGGCTGTTGCCCGACCCGGACCCCTGGGCGGGACTTTCTCCAGGGGAGCAGCTTAAATATTTCCAGAATGAACAGGCCCCGCCCTTGAGCCAGGCATCCCGGGCTCCCGGAGGAACCGGGGTGCTTCGCTCCCAGGCACTCTGTCCCTTCCAGGCCTTTGCCCGTCACCGCATGCACGCCCGGAGCCTGGAAGAACCAGTCGTGGGCCTGGGTCCCCCCGAGAGGGGCATAATCATGCACGCGGCCCTGGAATATTTCTGGCAATCCTGCCGGGATCAGGCTGCTCTTCTTAATCTGACAGGCGACAGGCGTCTGCAGATGATTGACCAGGCAGTGGATCAGGCCATCCGGGAAATGCATTCCCAGAGGCCGCAGACAATGACCTCCCGGTTTCAGGAACTGGAAAGAGAGCGCCTGCAGGATCTTTTGCAGGAATGGCTGGCCCTGGAGGAACAAAGACAGCCCTTCCAGGTGCAGGAACTGGAGAAACGCTCAAACATCAGCATCAATGGGCTGGAGCTGAATGTCGTGGCCGACAGGATGGATCGCCTGGAAGACGGAAGGCTGGTGGTAATTGACTACAAGTCCGGCAGGCATGCCATGTCCGAATGGTTCAAAAAGCGCCCGGTGGAGCCCCAGGTCCCCCTTTACACCCTGTTTTGCCCCGAACATGTAGCCGGGGTTTATTTCGGGGTTGTGCGCAAGGGAGAATGCGCCTTTGTGGGCCTGGGACAGGAGGACGGCATAGTGCCCGGCTGCAAGGGCTTTGCATCCCATAAGCTTACCAGTCATTACCAGCACTGGGACGAACTTTTGCAGGACTGGAAAAAAAGCCTGGAAAAGCTGGCCCAGGAATTCATGCAGGGCCAGGCCCGGGTTGATCCGGAAAGCCCTAACGCCTGCCGCCAGTGCGACCTGGAATCTATTTGCCGCATATTTGAAACCGGACAACCTTTTACACAGGAACCCCCTGATGTCACCTGA